A portion of the Cryptomeria japonica chromosome 5, Sugi_1.0, whole genome shotgun sequence genome contains these proteins:
- the LOC131855986 gene encoding disease resistance protein RUN1-like, producing MEDVFPSYDVLINHRGPDTKKTLASLIYRELSEHGLRVFLDERELEVGDPFPPAIQSAIRGASVHIAIFSKTYAESVWCLDELLWMFDSHGNIIPIFYDIQPWELRHVGKGAYAGAFQDHRDKGRITIEQVDRWITALNKVADISGVVFETEKDNHGDRLKQIVDKVLEKVGKKQLYVCDHPVGLLQAAANLEKEVLSPSGTNVVGIVGLSGSGKSILATHLYNSKCSQFQRCCFLSDVSKRDLPSLQQTLLRDLLRDRNLCIKDTGRGRTLLRDRLRGLIVLIVFDDIDNREQKDNLLFVKNHVGNGSLILVTSKDRTLLQGTPGNPRVKIYDVELLGAKDAQELFCWRAFGHTEPVQDLQNMVEELVRMCGGFPLALIVLGELFVNERRPRMWKKRLDSLSKGLPDEVLSQIVMDSYKSLNGREKEAFLDVAHFLMGEDRDLVERVLDGLLNDDGFQCLETLHRKCLVELKSADIIRQRELGDDSVDWSGGIWRRAKGSSKIRMHDLVRDLARQIGRQELPLRLCCSSDKMISTRYHVSTQKYEVRGIRRDESHKLPVVLQNQDIYGLNILAVQNQYLYGLKFLQQFNSVSGDLIWLRFSLNHSALSLRCLRFTPTLLLRSLRVLELHGVSPQDFCYLFDDREPPSELRALEVAFTSTAGPSTDFGSASTSTAVFQKDGSTSEYIQAWLGKLNLKNLVKIVLQNIRGLKTLPIKFEEVTNLTHVDLSGCSDLEVLPNSFTEELLQLQYLALRDCRNLVLQDLGKISTLEYLDFQGCSMLKEMPKGTEVQKSLKHLNVVHTELRKLPDNLEQLEDLEELHIGSSGLREMPSSLYNLSRLTDLTLIGCTNLLLIGNSIEKLVHLESFRIYNCGMRTLPVAWVNMKILDVQDCPLDMEQLLTGVDPGNMPLDSSQVQASIGQSAHPNHPGCLTDLIIRHSYIQEIDIPQAESLFPKLETVDLSYNRLLRKIGRLPDNLISLKLTNCSRLTRLACLSNLARLKVLDISGCGELETLNVEGLKSIQVIKANRCWQLRSFQGLDLLAQLSCFQISVRAWCIQLPSLHSYLTKDIEKAGGRVLKVLENRTEASVLIEDAKPSSAIWLFLVTYPDCEIEVSFLGHTYTTHSCDNSSGHMLMWRKDSEVFNDFKFSKDDAIHFNINVLRLDRRNQFYKPQLRWGWMVEAVNGQVSKDLFNLFVSSFFPENLE from the exons ATGGAAGACGTGTTTCCATcttatgatgttttgattaatCACAGAGGGCCTGATACCAAGAAAACTCTCGCCAGCCTCATCTATCGCGAACTCAGTGAGCATGGATTGAGGGTGTTTCTCGATGAACGGGAATTGGAAGTGGGAGATCCCTTTCCCCCTGCAATTCAATCTGCCATTCGTGGTGCCTCCGTCCACATCGCTATTTTCTCCAAAACATATGCGGAATCCGTTTGGTGTTTGGATGAGCTGTTATGGATGTTTGATTCTCATGGTAATATTATCCCCATCTTCTATGATATCCAACCTTGGGAGCTTCGCCATGTTGGCAAGGGAGCATATGCCGGAGCCTTTCAGGATCATAGAGACAAGGGCAGGATTACCATTGAACAAGTGGACAGATGGATAACCGCCCTGAACAAAGTCGCTGATATTTCTGGCGTGGTGTTCGAGACGGAGAAAGA TAACCATGGAGATCGTTTGAAACAAATAGTCGACAAAGTATTAGAAAAGGTGGGAAAGAAACAACTGTATGTGTGTGATCATCCTGTGGGACTTCTTCAAGCGGCAGCTAATTTGGAAAAGGAGGTTTTGAGTCCAAGCGGCACCAACGTCGTGGGGATTGTGGGGCTTAGCGGATCGGGGAAATCAATTCTGGCTACTCATCTCTACAACTCCAAGTGTTCCCAATTCCAGAGATGTTGTTTCTTATCTGATGTAAGTAAAAGAGATTTACCATCTCTGCAGCAAACTCTGCTTAGGGATCTGCTGCGTGACCGAAATTTGTGCATTAAGGATACGGGTAGAGGTAGAACCCTCCTTCGAGATCGTCTGCGAGggttgattgttttgattgtttttgatgatatagataatAGAGAGCAAAAAGACAATCTGTTATTTGTAAAGAATCATGTGGGAAATGGCAGTCTGATCTTGGTGACATCTAAAGACCGCACTTTGCTTCAAGGGACTCCTGGGAATCCTCGAGTAAAAATATACGATGTCGAATTACTAGGTGCAAAAGATGCCCAGGAGCTGTTCTGCTGGCGTGCTTTCGGTCACACCGAACCAGTCCAAGATTTGCAAAATATGGTGGAAGAATTGGTTAGAATGTGTGGTGGGTTTCCTTTGGCTTTAATAGTTTTAGGAGAACTGTTCGTCAATGAACGTCGTCCAAGAATGTGGAAGAAGCGCTTGGACAGCCTCAGTAAAGGACTGCCGGATGAGGTCTTAAGTCAGATAGTAATGGATAGCTATAAATCTCTCAACGGTAGAGAGAAAGAGGCCTTTTTAGATGTTGCCCATTTCTTGATGGGAGAAGATAGAGATCTGGTGGAGAGGGTTTTGGATGGATTATTGAATGATGACGGCTTTCAATGCCTTGAGACGCTCCATCGTAAATGCCTCGTGGAGTTAAAAAGTGCAGACATAATTCGCCAGAGAGAATTAGGG GATGACAGCGTGGATTGGAGTGGAGGTATTTGGAGAAGAGCAAAGGGGAGCTCCAAAATAAGAATGCACGATTTAGTGAGGGACCTGGCGAGACAAATCGGCAGACAGGAGTTACCTCTTCGCCTTTGTTGCTCAAGCGATAAAATGATCTCCACACGG TACCACGTCTCCACGCAAAAGTACGAAGTACGAGGAATTCGTAGAGATGAATCCCATAAGTTGCCCGTagttttgcaaaatcaagatataTACGGATTAAACATTCTAGCGGTTCAAAATCAATATCTATACGGATTAAAATTCCTGCAGCAATTCAATAGTGTCTCGGGAGACTTGATTTGGCTTCGCTTCAGTTTAAATCATTCTGCGCTCTCATTGAGATGTTTAAGGTTTACTCCTACTCTTTTACTGAGAAGTTTAAGAGTGTTGGAACTTCATGGCGTCAGCCCTCAAGATTTCTGCTACTTGTTTGATGATCGTGAG CCTCCTTCGGAACTGCGTGCATTGGAAGTCGCATTCACGAGCACAGCTGGACCATCCACAGATTTTGGAAGCGCAAGCACGAGCACAGCCGTGTTTCAAAAAGATGGTTCAACTTCAGAGTATATTCAGGCGTGGTTAGGAAAGCTGAATTTGAAGAATTTGGTCAAGATAGTTTTACAAAATATTCGAGGCCTGAAGACACTCCCAATAAAATTTGAGGAAGTAACAAATCTGACACATGTAGATCTATCTGGCTGCAGCGATTTGGAGGTTTTGCCAAATTCTTTTACGGAAGAATTATTGCAACTCCAATATTTAGCATTGCGAGATTGCAGGAATCTTGTTCTCCAAGATTTGGGAAAAATCTCCACGCTTGAGTACCTCGACTTTCAGGGTTGCTCCATGCTAAAGGAAATGCCCAAAGGAACTGAGGTTCAGAAGTCTTTAAAGCATTTAAATGTGGTCCATACTGAGCTGAGGAAATTGCCTGACAATCTTGAACAGCTGGAAGATCTGGAAGAACTACATATAGGGAGCTCGGGATTGAGAGAGATGCCATCTTCTCTATATAATTTGAGCAGGTTAACAGATTTGACTCTGATAGGGTGCACTAATCTACTTCTTATTGGCAACTCTATTGAAAAGTTAGTACATTTGGAAAGTTTCAGAATATATAATTGTGGAATGAGAACGTTACCTGTTGCATGGGTGAATATGAAAATTTTGGATGTTCAAGATTGTCCACTTGATATGGAGCAGTTGCTGACAGGAGTGGATCCAGGAAATATGCCTCTGGATAGTTCTCAGGTGCAGGCAAGTATTGGTCAGAGTGCTCATCCAAATCACCCAGGTTGTTTAACAGATTTAATCATAAGACACAGCTACATTCAAGAGATAGACATTCCTCAGGCCGAAAGTCTTTTTCCCAAACTTGAAACTGTTGATCTGTCCTACAATCGTCTTTTGAGAAAGATTGGAAGGTTACCAGACAATCTGATAAGTCTGAAACTGACAAACTGTTCAAGGCTGACAAGACTGGCATGCCTCTCTAACCTGGCAAGACTCAAAGTTCTTGACATAAGCGGATGTGGTGAACTAGAGACACTTAATGTGGAAGGTCTGAAATCAATACAAGTTATTAAAGCCAATAGGTGTTGGCAACTGCGAAGCTTTCAGGGTCTGGATCTATTGGCACAGTTATCCTGTTTTCAAATCTCCGTTCGAGCATGGTGTATACAGTTACCATCTCTCCATAGCTATCTG ACAAAAGATATAGAAAAAGCTGGAGGTCGAGTTTTGAAGGTGTTAGAGAATCGCACGGAGGCTTCAGTTTTAATAGAGGATGCCAAGCCGAGCAGTGCAATTTGGCTATTCCTTGTAACATATCCGGATTGTGAGATTGAAGTATCATTCCTTGGTCATACTtacaccacccactcatgtgataATTCTTCAGGACATATGCTGATGTGGAGAAAAGATTCAGAAGTGTTTAACGACTTTAAATTCTCCAAAGATGATGCAATACATTTCAACATTAACGTACTCAGGCTAGATCGACGAAATCAATTTTATAAACCACAACTCCGATGGGGATGGATGGTAGAAGCCGTAAATGGGCAGGTTTCTAAGGATTTGTTTAATTTATTTGTGTCATCATTTTTCCCTGAAAATTTGGAGTAG